The following proteins are encoded in a genomic region of Oncorhynchus kisutch isolate 150728-3 linkage group LG18, Okis_V2, whole genome shotgun sequence:
- the LOC109909683 gene encoding pleckstrin homology-like domain family B member 2 isoform X1 gives MTELLSTVSTTDPETLCQSESDQMSPDEPQSPLDLIDTGKCLKVQTATPHLVSLGSGRLSVAITLLPLKEGVTRIGREDAAVPQDITIQGVGIEAEHCIIINTSGVIILDPCGNLCSLDGVPVTSPVPLTQGYSLCLGQSYFFRFNHPEEASRMKSMLPQKSPVSPLAYSTDYLKFSSDYSHGVVGGAGSARGMRSASELRDLMDTLQRKKIALETSLRANGDSSPSYFSMTQSPPTTPVTSPTSMSSAYQEQARRFYGSDRPPLSVKAAVPPSPSRRSDPPSSRSSMTRNQSYQSQDSLLASAGDGRRQLNPNSSPLLSMWNGGGSSNSVAGGESLSSPPPRSSLSPTSGAASVPSSPRLGRRSHGNHEPTPSNRTRKYSAGSIGGMIGSHSLSLPRLCLSSSPRSHDNGSLVLSTLPPTSRRSEPLRNSSHNNSQNHTTNSNYNHNQTTNFTYSQAQNMNHNGNQGEGVVSISLSSPKSPTQAPPDVTVPFRSGGSSSPRVAKKLSLTSTSSTSSLQEPEWPASCGVSPGPELFFGEREHRGGSLEPGLGLGERRQSFGKGGLEPGFGLGERRQSFGKGGVEPSLGFGERRQSFGKGGLEPGLGLGERTQSFGKGGVGLGAGVTPPGGFRARSGSISSLSGKEELTDYHHRQRDERLREQEVERLERQRLETILSLCSELGRSEQDRERSVGSSVDTGAGLADLQMINRELEKLQVSDDDESESVFSDSTVNGNGAGSGSENGYYGNDEERPVRQRRSSGHRDNMAESPAIILRSSATSLTAHLPRTNRALVEEGQRRQEVTRVEEERIQVLNNMEELEQKIKELDNQMDESLREVEVERALVEAEQQAELAALQQERDALETLNTKMSDMEQQAQNQKTPACVSLQAERARVEQLSQSVCELRSQLHCCPEAMKEPLQEQLTRNSEVLEAETKRFEDLEFQQLERESRHDEEKEESTQQLLREIADYQRSTVTRKERLVALNKQAGQISQQAQREKDSFLKERTNLQMMVQREKDNLASVENKYADLTGGRGFPLSPISLKEPLLLSPLSPHGMFQGYVTVSEINEMYSQLGGNPSPAPAPVLANPSPDSEPSPPTDDSAPKPAEDELCRSSSPVDCPSSFSSHPLLPRRPPLTKTPSVHWPEDMVTYRDPSPLPDSPPPPLPVKKHSHNRQVKAVCLYPVLLCVCVLCWCVCVCVCVCDSDYCVCVQHFRSLEERKRLVKEGGAHMSDTLPRKKTTSIVTPQFNCATLGRSMPNKSHQPLVQSSSCGSILPRAMSVSSNRDTDKRRLHKGQPSSRAASQSNVYLDTYGHCDNGQAYDTMSVDSSDSMETSISACSPDNISCASTSNVTKLEEMERLLRQAQAEKNRLIEHKEQEMESRKQALEEERRRREDLEKRLQEETNRRQKLIDREVKLREKQRAQSRPLTRYLPVRKDDFDLKAHIESAGHSADTCFHLSLTEKTCRGFLVKMGGKIKTWKKRWFVFDRNRRTLSYFSDKHEAKLKGVIYFQAIEEVYYDHLKNAHKSPNPCLTFSVKTHDRVYYMVAPSPEAMRIWMDVIVTGAEGYTQFMV, from the exons GTTACTCTCTGTGTCTGGGTCAATCCTACTTCTTCCGTTTCAACCATCCAGAAGAGGCCAGCCGTATGAAGAGCATGCTGCCCCAGAAGAGCCCTGTCTCTCCTCTGGCCTACAGCACAG actaTCTGAAGTTCAGTAGTGACTACAGCCATGGGGTGGTGGGAGGGGCCGGCAGTGCAAGAGGGATGCGTTCTGCCTCAGAGCTCCGTGATTTGATGGACACCTTACAACGAAAGAAGATCGCCCTGGAGACCAGCCTGAGAGCCAATGGGGACTCTAGCCCCTCCTACTTCAGTATGACACAG tctccacCCACCACGCCTGTGACCTCACCCACCTCGATGTCGTCAGCCTATCAAGAGCAGGCTAGGCGTTTCTATGGCTCTGATCGCCCGCCCCTCTCAGTCAAAGCCGcggtccctccctccccctctcggCGCTCTGACCCCCCTTCCTCCCGATCCTCCATGACCCGGAACCAATCCTACCAATCACAAGACAGCCTGCTGGCCTCCGCTGGCGACGGGCGACGACAACTAAACCCAAACTCCTCCCCCCTGTTGTCGATGTGGAACGGTGGAGGTTCCTCTAACTCAGTGGCCGGTGGTgagagcctctcctctcctcctccacgctcatccctctctccaaccAGTGGAGCAGCCAGCGTGCCCTCCAGCCCCCGCCTGGGACGCCGAAGTCACGGCAACCATGAGCCGACACCTAGCAACCGAACCAGGAAGTACTCTGCAGGGTCGATAGGCGGCATGATAGGAAGTCACAGCCTCTCTCTGCCCCGCCTCTGCCTGTCATCGTCGCCACGTTCCCATGATAATGGATCCTTGGTGCTCTCTACCCTCCCCCCGACCTCGCGGCGCTCTGAACCTCTACGTAACTCTTCTCACAACAATAGCCAAAACCACACCACAAACAGTAACTACAACCATAACCAAACCACTAACTTTACCTACAGCCAGGCCCAAAACATGAACCACAATGGGAACCAAGGTGAGGGGGTggtatccatctccctctcctccccaaagTCTCCCACCCAGGCCCCTCCAGACGTGACTGTCCCGTTCCGATCAGGGGGCTCCTCCAGTCCCCGCGTGGCCAAGAAACTCAGCCTCACCTCCACCAGCTCCACATCCAGCCTCCAGGAGCCAGAGTGGCCAGCCAGCTGTGGAGTCTCCCCTGGACCAGAGCTTTTTTTCGGGGAGAGGGAGCACAGAGGTGGCAGCCTGGAGCCTGGTCTAGGGTTAGGGGAACGGAGACAGTCTTTTGGGAAGGGTGGACTTGAACCGGGGTTCGGTCTGGGGGAGAGAAGACAGTCCTTTGGAAAGGGAGGGGTAGAACCTAGTTTGGGATTTGGGGAACGGAGACAGTCTTTTGGGAAGGGAGGTTTAGAgccaggtttagggttaggggaacgAACGCAGTCATTTGGGAAGGGAGGAGTGGGGCTGGGGGCGGGGGTGACCCCACCGGGGGGGTTCAGGGCGAGGAGTGGCAGTATCAGCTCCCTGAGTGGGAAGGAAGAACTGACTGACTACCACCATcgccagagagatgagagactacGAGAACAGGAGGTGGAGAGACtg GAACGCCAGCGGCTGGAAAccattctgtctctgtgttcagaGCTGGGTCGATCGGagcaggacagggagaggagtgtTGGTTCTAGTGTCGATACCGGTGCTGGTCTAGCCGACCTTCAGATGATCAACCGGGAACTAGAGAAACTCCAGGTCTCTGACGACGATGAGTCAGAATCCGTCTTCTCTGACTCAACTGTGAACGGAAATGGGGCCGGTAGCGGCTCGGAGAACGGTTACTATGGTAACGACGAGGAGCGTCCAGTCCGACAGCGACGGAGCAGCGGCCACCGGGACAACATGGCAGAATCGCCGGCCATCATCCTACGAAGCTCCGCCACCTCGCTCACCGCGCACCTGCCTAGGACTAATAGG GCGCTGGTGGAGGAGGGCCAGCGGAGGCAGGAAGTGACCcgtgtggaggaggagaggatccaGGTGCTGAACAACATGGAGGAGCTGGAACAGAAGATCAAAGAACTGGACAACCAGATGGACGAGTCTCTCAGAGAG gtGGAGGTGGAGCGTGCCCTGGTGGAGGCAGAGCAGCAGGCGGAGCTAGCGGCCTTGCAGCAGGAGAGAGATGCTCTGGAGACACTCAACACCAAGATGTCTGACATGGAACAACAGGCACAGAACCAGAAGACTCCG gCATGTGTGTCGCTGCAGGCTGAGAGGGCTAGGGTAGAGCAGCTGtctcagagtgtgtgtgagcTGCGCTCCCAGCTCCACTGCTGTCCTGAGGCCATGAAGGAGCCCCTACAGGAGCAGCTCACCAGg aACTCTGAGGTGCTGGAAGCTGAGACGAAGCGTTTTGAGGACCTGGAGTTTcagcagctggagagagagagtcgtcatgatgaggagaaggaggaaagcACACAACAACTCCTCAGAGAGATAGCTGACTACCAACGGAGCACCGTCACACGcaag GAGAGGCTGGTGGCGCTAAATAAGCAGGCGGGACAGATTTCCCAGCAGGCTCAGCGAGAGAAGGACAGCTTCCTGAAGGAGCGGACCAACCTGCAGATGATGGTGCAGAGG gagaaaGATAACCTTGCTTCTGTGGAAAATAAGTATGCTGACCTCACAGGTGGGCGGGGCTTCCCTCTCAGCCCTATCAGTCTCAAGGAG ccacttcttctctcccccctttcccctcATGGTATGTTCCAGGGCTATGTAACAGTCAGTGAGATCAATGAAATGTACTCCCAGCTGGGGGGGAACCCTAGTCCCGCCCCTGCCCCTGTTCTGGCCAATCCCTCCCCTGATTCTGAGCCTAGTCCCCCCACTGACGACAGCGCCCCAAAACCAGCGGAGGacgag CTCTgtcgctcctcctctcctgtcgaTTGTCCTTCCTCCTTTTCTTCCCATCCCCTATTGCCCCGCCGCCCCCCTCTCACCAAAACCCCCTCGGTTCATTGGCCGGAGGACATGGTGACGTATCGtgacccctctcccctccctgactctcctcctcctcctctgcctgtcAAAAAACACAGCCACAACAGGCAGGTAAaggctgtgtgtttatatcctgtgctgttgtgtgtttgtgtcctgtgctggtgtgtgtgtgtgtgtgtgtgtgtgtgtgattctgactattgtgtgtgtgttcagcactTCCGTTCactggaggagagaaagaggttaGTGAAAGAAGGTGGGGCCCACATGAGTGACACATTACCCAGGAAGAAGACCACGTCCATCGTAACCCCTCAGTTCAACTGTGCTACACTAGGACGCAGCATGCCtaacaag TCCCATCAGCCCCTGGTCCAGAGTTCTAGCTGTGGCAGTATTTTACCCCGGGCCATGTCTGTCTCCTCCAATAGAGACACAGATAAACGGCGCCTGCACAAGG GTCAGCCGAGCTCTCGCGCCGCCTCCCAGTCCAACGTGTACCTGGACACCTACGGTCACTGTGATAACGGCCAGGCATACGACACCATGAGCGTGGACAGCTCTGACTCAATGGAGACCAGCATCTCTGCCTGCTCCCCGGACAACATCTCCTG tgCCAGTACGTCTAACGTGACCAAACTGGAGGAAATGGAGCGTCTGCTGAGACAGGCTCAGGCAGAGAAGAATCGCCTcatagaacacaag GAGCAAGAGATGGAGTCACGCAAACAGgctctggaggaggagaggaggaggagggaggatctGGAGAAACGACTGCAGGAGGAGACCAACAGACGACAGAAACTCATCGACAGGGAGGTGAAACTACGGGAGAAACAGAGAGCACAG TCCCGTCCTCTGACGCGCTACCTGCCAGTTCGAAAGGATGACTTTGACCTAAAAGCCCATATAGAGTCAGCGGGCCACAGTGCTGACACCTGTTTCCACCTGTCCCTCACGGAGAAGACATGCCGAGGATTCCTGGTCAAGATGGGGGGAAAGATCAAGACCTGGAAGAAACGCTGGTTTGTCTTTGACCGCAACCGACGAACGCTCTCCTACTTCTCAG ACAAGCATGAGGCCAAGCTGAAAGGGGTCATCTACTTCCAAGCAATAGAGGAAGTTTACTATGACCACTTAAAGAACGCACACAAG agtccTAACCCGTGTCTGACGTTCAGTGTGAAGACTCATGACAGGGTCTATTACATGGTGGCCCCCTCTCCTGAGGCCATGAGGATCTGGATGGATGTCATTGTCACTGGGGCCGAGGGATACACTCAGTTCATGGTGTAG
- the LOC109909683 gene encoding pleckstrin homology-like domain family B member 2 isoform X4 — translation MTELLSTVSTTDPETLCQSESDQMSPDEPQSPLDLIDTGKCLKVQTATPHLVSLGSGRLSVAITLLPLKEGVTRIGREDAAVPQDITIQGVGIEAEHCIIINTSGVIILDPCGNLCSLDGVPVTSPVPLTQGYSLCLGQSYFFRFNHPEEASRMKSMLPQKSPVSPLAYSTDYLKFSSDYSHGVVGGAGSARGMRSASELRDLMDTLQRKKIALETSLRANGDSSPSYFSMTQSPPTTPVTSPTSMSSAYQEQARRFYGSDRPPLSVKAAVPPSPSRRSDPPSSRSSMTRNQSYQSQDSLLASAGDGRRQLNPNSSPLLSMWNGGGSSNSVAGGESLSSPPPRSSLSPTSGAASVPSSPRLGRRSHGNHEPTPSNRTRKYSAGSIGGMIGSHSLSLPRLCLSSSPRSHDNGSLVLSTLPPTSRRSEPLRNSSHNNSQNHTTNSNYNHNQTTNFTYSQAQNMNHNGNQGEGVVSISLSSPKSPTQAPPDVTVPFRSGGSSSPRVAKKLSLTSTSSTSSLQEPEWPASCGVSPGPELFFGEREHRGGSLEPGLGLGERRQSFGKGGLEPGFGLGERRQSFGKGGVEPSLGFGERRQSFGKGGLEPGLGLGERTQSFGKGGVGLGAGVTPPGGFRARSGSISSLSGKEELTDYHHRQRDERLREQEVERLERQRLETILSLCSELGRSEQDRERSVGSSVDTGAGLADLQMINRELEKLQVSDDDESESVFSDSTVNGNGAGSGSENGYYGNDEERPVRQRRSSGHRDNMAESPAIILRSSATSLTAHLPRTNRALVEEGQRRQEVTRVEEERIQVLNNMEELEQKIKELDNQMDESLREVEVERALVEAEQQAELAALQQERDALETLNTKMSDMEQQAQNQKTPNSEVLEAETKRFEDLEFQQLERESRHDEEKEESTQQLLREIADYQRSTVTRKERLVALNKQAGQISQQAQREKDSFLKERTNLQMMVQREKDNLASVENKYADLTGGRGFPLSPISLKEPLLLSPLSPHGMFQGYVTVSEINEMYSQLGGNPSPAPAPVLANPSPDSEPSPPTDDSAPKPAEDELCRSSSPVDCPSSFSSHPLLPRRPPLTKTPSVHWPEDMVTYRDPSPLPDSPPPPLPVKKHSHNRQVKAVCLYPVLLCVCVLCWCVCVCVCVCDSDYCVCVQHFRSLEERKRLVKEGGAHMSDTLPRKKTTSIVTPQFNCATLGRSMPNKSHQPLVQSSSCGSILPRAMSVSSNRDTDKRRLHKGQPSSRAASQSNVYLDTYGHCDNGQAYDTMSVDSSDSMETSISACSPDNISCASTSNVTKLEEMERLLRQAQAEKNRLIEHKEQEMESRKQALEEERRRREDLEKRLQEETNRRQKLIDREVKLREKQRAQSRPLTRYLPVRKDDFDLKAHIESAGHSADTCFHLSLTEKTCRGFLVKMGGKIKTWKKRWFVFDRNRRTLSYFSDKHEAKLKGVIYFQAIEEVYYDHLKNAHKSPNPCLTFSVKTHDRVYYMVAPSPEAMRIWMDVIVTGAEGYTQFMV, via the exons GTTACTCTCTGTGTCTGGGTCAATCCTACTTCTTCCGTTTCAACCATCCAGAAGAGGCCAGCCGTATGAAGAGCATGCTGCCCCAGAAGAGCCCTGTCTCTCCTCTGGCCTACAGCACAG actaTCTGAAGTTCAGTAGTGACTACAGCCATGGGGTGGTGGGAGGGGCCGGCAGTGCAAGAGGGATGCGTTCTGCCTCAGAGCTCCGTGATTTGATGGACACCTTACAACGAAAGAAGATCGCCCTGGAGACCAGCCTGAGAGCCAATGGGGACTCTAGCCCCTCCTACTTCAGTATGACACAG tctccacCCACCACGCCTGTGACCTCACCCACCTCGATGTCGTCAGCCTATCAAGAGCAGGCTAGGCGTTTCTATGGCTCTGATCGCCCGCCCCTCTCAGTCAAAGCCGcggtccctccctccccctctcggCGCTCTGACCCCCCTTCCTCCCGATCCTCCATGACCCGGAACCAATCCTACCAATCACAAGACAGCCTGCTGGCCTCCGCTGGCGACGGGCGACGACAACTAAACCCAAACTCCTCCCCCCTGTTGTCGATGTGGAACGGTGGAGGTTCCTCTAACTCAGTGGCCGGTGGTgagagcctctcctctcctcctccacgctcatccctctctccaaccAGTGGAGCAGCCAGCGTGCCCTCCAGCCCCCGCCTGGGACGCCGAAGTCACGGCAACCATGAGCCGACACCTAGCAACCGAACCAGGAAGTACTCTGCAGGGTCGATAGGCGGCATGATAGGAAGTCACAGCCTCTCTCTGCCCCGCCTCTGCCTGTCATCGTCGCCACGTTCCCATGATAATGGATCCTTGGTGCTCTCTACCCTCCCCCCGACCTCGCGGCGCTCTGAACCTCTACGTAACTCTTCTCACAACAATAGCCAAAACCACACCACAAACAGTAACTACAACCATAACCAAACCACTAACTTTACCTACAGCCAGGCCCAAAACATGAACCACAATGGGAACCAAGGTGAGGGGGTggtatccatctccctctcctccccaaagTCTCCCACCCAGGCCCCTCCAGACGTGACTGTCCCGTTCCGATCAGGGGGCTCCTCCAGTCCCCGCGTGGCCAAGAAACTCAGCCTCACCTCCACCAGCTCCACATCCAGCCTCCAGGAGCCAGAGTGGCCAGCCAGCTGTGGAGTCTCCCCTGGACCAGAGCTTTTTTTCGGGGAGAGGGAGCACAGAGGTGGCAGCCTGGAGCCTGGTCTAGGGTTAGGGGAACGGAGACAGTCTTTTGGGAAGGGTGGACTTGAACCGGGGTTCGGTCTGGGGGAGAGAAGACAGTCCTTTGGAAAGGGAGGGGTAGAACCTAGTTTGGGATTTGGGGAACGGAGACAGTCTTTTGGGAAGGGAGGTTTAGAgccaggtttagggttaggggaacgAACGCAGTCATTTGGGAAGGGAGGAGTGGGGCTGGGGGCGGGGGTGACCCCACCGGGGGGGTTCAGGGCGAGGAGTGGCAGTATCAGCTCCCTGAGTGGGAAGGAAGAACTGACTGACTACCACCATcgccagagagatgagagactacGAGAACAGGAGGTGGAGAGACtg GAACGCCAGCGGCTGGAAAccattctgtctctgtgttcagaGCTGGGTCGATCGGagcaggacagggagaggagtgtTGGTTCTAGTGTCGATACCGGTGCTGGTCTAGCCGACCTTCAGATGATCAACCGGGAACTAGAGAAACTCCAGGTCTCTGACGACGATGAGTCAGAATCCGTCTTCTCTGACTCAACTGTGAACGGAAATGGGGCCGGTAGCGGCTCGGAGAACGGTTACTATGGTAACGACGAGGAGCGTCCAGTCCGACAGCGACGGAGCAGCGGCCACCGGGACAACATGGCAGAATCGCCGGCCATCATCCTACGAAGCTCCGCCACCTCGCTCACCGCGCACCTGCCTAGGACTAATAGG GCGCTGGTGGAGGAGGGCCAGCGGAGGCAGGAAGTGACCcgtgtggaggaggagaggatccaGGTGCTGAACAACATGGAGGAGCTGGAACAGAAGATCAAAGAACTGGACAACCAGATGGACGAGTCTCTCAGAGAG gtGGAGGTGGAGCGTGCCCTGGTGGAGGCAGAGCAGCAGGCGGAGCTAGCGGCCTTGCAGCAGGAGAGAGATGCTCTGGAGACACTCAACACCAAGATGTCTGACATGGAACAACAGGCACAGAACCAGAAGACTCCG aACTCTGAGGTGCTGGAAGCTGAGACGAAGCGTTTTGAGGACCTGGAGTTTcagcagctggagagagagagtcgtcatgatgaggagaaggaggaaagcACACAACAACTCCTCAGAGAGATAGCTGACTACCAACGGAGCACCGTCACACGcaag GAGAGGCTGGTGGCGCTAAATAAGCAGGCGGGACAGATTTCCCAGCAGGCTCAGCGAGAGAAGGACAGCTTCCTGAAGGAGCGGACCAACCTGCAGATGATGGTGCAGAGG gagaaaGATAACCTTGCTTCTGTGGAAAATAAGTATGCTGACCTCACAGGTGGGCGGGGCTTCCCTCTCAGCCCTATCAGTCTCAAGGAG ccacttcttctctcccccctttcccctcATGGTATGTTCCAGGGCTATGTAACAGTCAGTGAGATCAATGAAATGTACTCCCAGCTGGGGGGGAACCCTAGTCCCGCCCCTGCCCCTGTTCTGGCCAATCCCTCCCCTGATTCTGAGCCTAGTCCCCCCACTGACGACAGCGCCCCAAAACCAGCGGAGGacgag CTCTgtcgctcctcctctcctgtcgaTTGTCCTTCCTCCTTTTCTTCCCATCCCCTATTGCCCCGCCGCCCCCCTCTCACCAAAACCCCCTCGGTTCATTGGCCGGAGGACATGGTGACGTATCGtgacccctctcccctccctgactctcctcctcctcctctgcctgtcAAAAAACACAGCCACAACAGGCAGGTAAaggctgtgtgtttatatcctgtgctgttgtgtgtttgtgtcctgtgctggtgtgtgtgtgtgtgtgtgtgtgtgtgtgattctgactattgtgtgtgtgttcagcactTCCGTTCactggaggagagaaagaggttaGTGAAAGAAGGTGGGGCCCACATGAGTGACACATTACCCAGGAAGAAGACCACGTCCATCGTAACCCCTCAGTTCAACTGTGCTACACTAGGACGCAGCATGCCtaacaag TCCCATCAGCCCCTGGTCCAGAGTTCTAGCTGTGGCAGTATTTTACCCCGGGCCATGTCTGTCTCCTCCAATAGAGACACAGATAAACGGCGCCTGCACAAGG GTCAGCCGAGCTCTCGCGCCGCCTCCCAGTCCAACGTGTACCTGGACACCTACGGTCACTGTGATAACGGCCAGGCATACGACACCATGAGCGTGGACAGCTCTGACTCAATGGAGACCAGCATCTCTGCCTGCTCCCCGGACAACATCTCCTG tgCCAGTACGTCTAACGTGACCAAACTGGAGGAAATGGAGCGTCTGCTGAGACAGGCTCAGGCAGAGAAGAATCGCCTcatagaacacaag GAGCAAGAGATGGAGTCACGCAAACAGgctctggaggaggagaggaggaggagggaggatctGGAGAAACGACTGCAGGAGGAGACCAACAGACGACAGAAACTCATCGACAGGGAGGTGAAACTACGGGAGAAACAGAGAGCACAG TCCCGTCCTCTGACGCGCTACCTGCCAGTTCGAAAGGATGACTTTGACCTAAAAGCCCATATAGAGTCAGCGGGCCACAGTGCTGACACCTGTTTCCACCTGTCCCTCACGGAGAAGACATGCCGAGGATTCCTGGTCAAGATGGGGGGAAAGATCAAGACCTGGAAGAAACGCTGGTTTGTCTTTGACCGCAACCGACGAACGCTCTCCTACTTCTCAG ACAAGCATGAGGCCAAGCTGAAAGGGGTCATCTACTTCCAAGCAATAGAGGAAGTTTACTATGACCACTTAAAGAACGCACACAAG agtccTAACCCGTGTCTGACGTTCAGTGTGAAGACTCATGACAGGGTCTATTACATGGTGGCCCCCTCTCCTGAGGCCATGAGGATCTGGATGGATGTCATTGTCACTGGGGCCGAGGGATACACTCAGTTCATGGTGTAG